The following coding sequences are from one Salvia hispanica cultivar TCC Black 2014 chromosome 3, UniMelb_Shisp_WGS_1.0, whole genome shotgun sequence window:
- the LOC125216989 gene encoding UPF0481 protein At3g47200-like gives MEGNIDEETPGAAVGVNIPDIVEETPTVANTSNPESQPRVLYKVPVQMKRYKEHFYEPEVVPLGPYHHRGHPQSQLVDPLKNELEVLLCKDPNRKSFLLGEIRKRIDEIRRFYMGADAYDDEELAEMMLRDACFLICNMQGGETSDLIGRRLGLSGKLFMYRDIRMLENQIPLWLISLIHPDPQLLLCQYLNLIVFGDDIRPTQQNEGGAELLVFGGYTRITQLPWENGKGEEPLHLLDAWYRILLYRNESPDKSRCFSQIIKSYFNQASAKKRSSITVWRMVNSPFRSATDLRAKGIHFRRSSNCLTDIKFFSCAFYAELQLPSFYVTNSSKVYFSNLISFEMSPKRDTDKDTVFGLTSYLNFMKALIHNANDVKVLREKGILYGLLATDEDVVEMFKSIDTYGYPNRGLFLDVKMMIEEHCNNKARTWMADLMKTNFRSPWTIIALVAATFLLCLTFLQTYFTINPRN, from the exons ATGGAAGGGA ACATAGATGAGGAAACTCCCGGCGCCGCCGTTGGCGTCAACATCCCAGACATAGTTGAGGAAACTCCTACCGTCGCCAACACCAGCAACCCCGAATCTCAGCCACGTGTGCTCTACAAAGTGCCGGTACAGATGAAACGCTACAAGGAGCACTTTTACGAGCCCGAAGTGGTCCCCCTCGGCCCGTACCACCACAGAGGGCATCCACAATCCCAGCTGGTGGACCCACTCAAGAACGAGCTAGAGGTTTTGCTTTGCAAGGATCCTAACCGCAAAAGCTTCCTTCTGGGCGAGATCCGCAAGCGAATAGACGAAATCAGACGCTTCTACATGGGAGCAGACGCCTACGACGATGAGGAATTGGCTGAAATGATGCTTCGTGACGCCTGCTTCCTCATTTGCAATATGCAAGGAGGTGAGACTTCCGATCTGATTGGCCGACGACTCGGACTATCTGGGAAATTGTTCATGTATCGCGATATAAGAATGCTTGAGAATCAGATCCCGTTATGGCTCATCTCCTTAATACATCCTGATCCCCAATTACTATTGTGCCAATACTTGAACCTTATTGTTTTCGGGGATGACATAAGGCCAACGCAACAAAACGAGGGAGGAGCAGAGCTTCTTGTTTTCGGTGGTTACACAAGGATCACACAACTTCCTTGGGAAAACGGAAAAGGAGAAGAGCCTCTTCACCTACTCGATGCTTGGTATCGAATCCTTCTCTATCGCAACGAGAGCCCTGACAAATCAAGGTGTTTTTCGCAGATTATCAAGAGTTACTTTAACCAAGCAAGCGCAAAGAAGAGAAGCTCGATAACCGTGTGGCGAATGGTGAATAGTCCGTTTCGGTCAGCGACGGATTTAAGAGCAAAGGGCATTCATTTTCGGCGGAGTTCAAATTGCTTGACGGACATCAAGTTCTTCTCATGTGCTTTCTACGCTGAACTCCAACTTCCTTCCTTCTACGTTACCAACAGTAGCAAAGTATACTTCTCCAATCTTATCTCGTTCGAGATGTCTCCAAAGAGAGACACAGACAAAGACACAGTCTTCGGCCTGACGTCTTACTTGAACTTCATGAAAGCGCTGATCCACAATGCTAATGATGTAAAGGTGCTGCGGGAGAAAGGCATACTGTACGGCCTGCTGGCTACTGACGAAGATGTGGTTGAAATGTTTAAAAGCATTGATACTTATGGATACCCAAATAGAGGCCTTTTTCTTGACGTGAAGATGATGATTGAGGAGCACTGCAACAACAAAGCGAGGACGTGGATGGCCGACCTCATGAAGACCAATTTTCGGAGCCCGTGGACCATTATAGCTCTCGTCGCGGCCACGTTTTTGCTGTGCCTTACTTTTCTACAAACTTACTTCACAATCAATCCACGCAATTAA
- the LOC125217036 gene encoding (+)-menthofuran synthase-like has protein sequence MAAILLILSFIFLVLFLLKKSPSTKRLPPSPLKLPIIGNIYLAGSLPHRSFHSLSKRYGEVMLLQFGSKPVVVASSAKAAREIMLNQDPIFASRPRFSTADRLLYGGRDVAFAAYGSHWRKGRSMCVLHLFSSKRVQSFRPIRDEETSLMIANIKRSSPGVVNLSKVFMDLANDVVCRAVLGRKYGGGGDNREKRFNQILEMIVEMLQRYNVGDFVPWLGWIDRVNGVEAQVEKIFEMTDQFMEGLLREYRERKSSDGAVVNFADALLEFQKESKDSDPVEDDVIKALILDMFGGGTDTTFTALEWTVAELIRNPRTMKLLQKEVREVAKNKNGIDINEDDLDKMPYLKAVSKESLRLHPPLPLAVPREITQDTNLLGYDIPRGALVLVNCWAISRDPLLWENPNEFRPERFFDTSIDYKGLHFEMIPFGAGRRGCPGIGFAMSLYELAISRLVNEFDFGMPNGGRKEDLDMTEAPGFAVHKKSPLLVVATPRASN, from the exons atggCAGCTATACTActtattttatctttcatCTTCCTAGTCCTTTTCTTGCTCAAGAAAAGCCCCTCAACAAAGAGGCTGCCACCTTCTCCACTAAAGCTTCCGATAATCGGAAATATCTACCTAGCCGGAAGCCTACCCCACCGCTCCTTTCACTCTTTATCCAAGCGCTACGGCGAGGTGATGCTCCTCCAGTTCGGCAGCAAGCCCGTCGTCGTCGCCTCCTCGGCCAAGGCTGCCCGGGAGATCATGCTAAACCAAGACCCGATCTTCGCAAGCCGCCCGAGGTTCAGCACAGCCGACAGGCTATTGTACGGCGGCCGAGACGTCGCTTTCGCTGCCTACGGGTCCCACTGGCGGAAGGGGCGGAGCATGTGCGTGCTCCACCTCTTCAGCAGCAAGAGGGTCCAATCCTTCCGCCCCATCCGAGACGAAGAGACGTCGCTGATGATTGCGAATATCAAGCGATCTTCGCCGGGGGTTGTGAACTTGAGCAAGGTGTTCATGGATCTGGCGAACGACGTCGTATGCAGGGCTGTGCTAGGGAGGAAGtacggcggcggcggggatAACAGAGAGAAACGATTCAATCAGATTCTGGAGATGATTGTGGAGATGTTGCAGCGGTATAATGTGGGAGACTTCGTGCCGTGGTTGGGCTGGATCGACCGTGTGAATGGCGTTGAAGCGCAAGTTGAGAAGATTTTCGAGATGACGGATCAGTTTATGGAGGGTTTGCTTCGAGAATATCGAGAAAGGAAATCGAGTGATGGCGCAGTTGTGAATTTTGCCGACGCATTGCTTGAGTTTCAGAAAGAGAGTAAGGATAGTGATCCTGTTGAGGATGATGTGATTAAAGCTCTAATCTTA GATATGTTTGGAGGCGGAACTGACACGACCTTCACAGCTTTAGAATGGACGGTGGCGGAGCTCATAAGAAATCCAAGAACAATGAAGCTTCTTCAAAAGGAAGTGAGAGAAGTAGCTAAAAACAAGAATGGGATTGATATTAATGAGGATGACTTGGACAAAATGCCATATTTGAAAGCAGTATCTAAGGAGAGTCTACGGCTACACCCACCTTTACCATTAGCTGTCCCTCGAGAAATAACTCAAGACACTAATTTACTGGGCTACGACATCCCACGTGGCGCACTTGTGTTGGTCAACTGTTGGGCCATATCGAGGGATCCCTTATTGTGGGAGAATCCCAATGAGTTTCGTCCTGAAAGGTTCTTTGACACGAGCATAGACTATAAAGGTTTGCATTTCGAGATGATTCCCTTCGGAGCTGGCCGAAGAGGTTGCCCGGGTATCGGGTTCGCTATGTCTCTATACGAGCTTGCAATATCAAGATTGGTGAACGAATTTGACTTTGGAATGCCTAATGGAGGTAGAAAGGAGGATTTAGACATGACTGAAGCCCCTGGATTTGCTGTTCATAAGAAATCTCCTCTACTTGTTGTTGCTACTCCACGTGCCTCTAATTAA
- the LOC125209312 gene encoding UPF0481 protein At3g47200-like, whose protein sequence is MSNIDDKTPCSVTVYIRSPRHVLYRVPVQVRRGKKHIYEPEVVPLGPYHHRCHPQQQLVEPLKDELRDMVCANNKTLFLSKILRRIDEIRHFYNGANHYTDDELAEMMLRDACFLICYMQVCSMQVNETKTLICQRLGMSGMLFMFRDMYMLENQIPLWLIFLIHPHQSLLCEYLSYNAFGDNRMTHLPWGNGRGEEPLHLLEASHRTHLCLVETRENSSNCLQLIKTHNQLRERKTSSTTLWQERNGQFRSVTDLKAKGIHFRRSSNCLTNVKFFSFAFYAQLHLPFFYISNNRKVFLSNLIAFEMSPEAADTNFGVTSYVYFMKTLINNAEDVKVLREKGILYSLLASDEEVVEMFKSIDTYGFSNRDLFLAVTMRIEEHCNNKGRIWMADLINTKLRSPWTVIALAAATFLLCLTFLQTYFTIHRRS, encoded by the coding sequence ATGTCAAACATAGATGATAAAACTCCCTGCTCTGTCACCGTCTACATCCGATCTCCGCGCCACGTGCTATACAGAGTCCCGGTGCAGGTGCGACGCGGGAAGAAGCACATTTATGAGCCGGAAGTGGTCCCCCTAGGCCCATACCACCACCGCTGCCATCCACAACAACAACTAGTGGAGCCACTCAAGGACGAGCTACGAGATATGGTTTGCGCCAACAACAAAACCCTATTCCTGAGCAAGATCCTTAGGCGGATAGACGAAATCCGCCACTTCTACAATGGAGCAAATCACTACACCGACGATGAATTGGCTGAAATGATGCTTCGCGACGCCTGCTTCCTCATATGCTACATGCAAGTATGCTCTATGCAAGTCAACGaaaccaaaaccctaatttgccAGCGTCTGGGGATGTCTGGGATGTTGTTCATGTTCCGCGATATGTATATGCTGGAAAATCAAATTCCGTTATGGCTCATCTTCTTAATACACCCTCACCAATCATTATTGTGCGAGTACTTAAGCTACAACGCGTTCGGGGATAACAGGATGACACACCTTCCATGGGGAAACGGGCGAGGCGAAGAGCCTCTTCACCTTCTAGAAGCTTCACATCGCACCCATCTATGCCTCGTTGAGACCCGAGAAAATTCAAGTAATTGTTTGCAGCTTATCAAGACACATAATCAACTAAGGGAACGAAAGACAAGCTCAACAACTCTGTGGCAAGAGAGGAATGGCCAGTTTAGATCGGTGACGGATCTAAAAGCAAAAGGCATTCATTTTCGACGAAGTTCAAATTGCTTGACCAACGTTAAGTTCTTCTCCTTTGCCTTCTACGCGCAACTCCACCTTCCTTTCTTCTACATCTCCAACAATAGGAAAGTATTCTTGTCCAATCTTATTGCATTCGAGATGTCACCAGAGGCGGCTGATACAAACTTTGGCGTAACGTCTTATGTCTATTTCATGAAAACGCTAATCAACAACGCGGAAGATGTGAAGGTGTTGAGGGAGAAAGGCATACTGTACAGCCTGTTGGCGAGCGATGAAGAGGTGGTTGAAATGTTTAAAAGCATTGATACTTATGGATTCTCGAACCGGGACCTTTTTCTTGCCGTGACGATGAGGATTGAGGAGCACTGCAACAACAAAGGGAGGATATGGATGGCCGACCTCATCAACACCAAACTTCGGAGCCCATGGACTGTGATAGCTCTCGCCGCCGCCACTTTTTTGCTCTGCCTCACCTTTCTTCAAACTTACTTCACAATCCATCGACGCAGTTGA